One region of Clavibacter michiganensis subsp. tessellarius genomic DNA includes:
- a CDS encoding RidA family protein, whose translation MGAIADRLAELGIELPAVAAPVAAYVPAVVHGGLVYTSGQLPFVDGALAATGKVGAGVSPEDAKAHARTCALNGLAAAADAAGGLDRIARVVKVTGFVASAEGFTGQPGVINGASEVLGEILGDAGIHARSAVGVAELPLGAPVEVELVVALVE comes from the coding sequence ATGGGCGCCATCGCCGACCGGCTGGCCGAGCTCGGGATCGAGCTGCCCGCGGTCGCCGCGCCCGTCGCCGCCTACGTCCCCGCCGTCGTCCACGGCGGCCTCGTCTACACGAGCGGCCAGCTGCCGTTCGTCGACGGCGCGCTCGCCGCGACCGGCAAGGTCGGCGCCGGGGTGTCGCCGGAGGACGCGAAGGCGCACGCCCGCACCTGCGCGTTGAACGGCCTCGCGGCGGCGGCGGATGCGGCGGGCGGCCTCGACCGCATCGCGCGCGTCGTCAAGGTCACGGGCTTCGTCGCCTCCGCGGAGGGCTTCACCGGCCAGCCCGGCGTGATCAACGGCGCCAGCGAGGTGCTGGGGGAGATCCTCGGCGACGCGGGCATCCACGCGCGCTCCGCCGTGGGCGTCGCCGAGCTGCCGCTCGGAGCGCCCGTCGAGGTCGAGCTCGTGGTGGCGCTCGTCGAGTAG
- the acs gene encoding acetate--CoA ligase, whose product MTMSTNPESTEPGTPTAAPREQDEEGTTSLSRPPEAPEPGQVHPPTEAFRATRVADESLAEAAAADRLGFWGDRARELVTWETPFDTVLDWSDAPVARWFPEGRLNVAYNCLDRHVLAGNGDRVALHWEGEPGDTRDLTYADLTAEVKRAANALLDLGVTAGDRVAIYLPMIPEAVVAMLAVARIGAVHSVVFGGFSAESLRARIDDAAARVVITADGGWRKGKVFPLKPAVDAALVGSAGSVEHVLVVRRGENEVEWDASRDIWWHERVAAADPEHEAEAFEAEHPLFILYTSGTTGKPKGILHTSGGYLTQAAYTHRNVFDLHPETDVYWCTADVGWITGHSYVVYGPLANGATQVVYEGTPDTPEPGRWWDIVEKHGVTILYAAPTAIRSFMKTGREIPDARDLSSIRLLGSVGEPINPEAWRWYRDVIGGGDVPVVDTWWQTETGGIMISPLPGITATKPGSAQTPLPGISIAVVDDAGQPVGPGESGLLVVTEPWPGMLRGIWGDPERYRETYWDRFGDRYFAGDGARLDEDGDVWLLGRVDDVMNVSGHRLSTAEIESSLVGHPYVAEAAVVGASDEATGQAVVAFVILRTAEASAFGDEDPNEVLRAHVAEQIGAIAKPRRVFVVQELPKTRSGKIMRRLLRDVAEGRAVGDTTTLADTQVMQVITERMSAG is encoded by the coding sequence ATGACGATGTCCACGAACCCCGAATCGACCGAGCCCGGAACCCCGACGGCCGCCCCGCGCGAACAGGACGAGGAGGGGACGACGTCCCTCTCCCGCCCGCCCGAGGCCCCCGAGCCCGGACAGGTCCACCCGCCCACCGAGGCGTTCCGCGCCACGCGCGTCGCCGACGAGTCGCTCGCGGAGGCCGCGGCCGCCGACCGGCTCGGCTTCTGGGGCGACCGCGCCCGCGAGCTCGTGACGTGGGAGACCCCGTTCGACACGGTGCTCGACTGGTCGGACGCCCCGGTCGCCCGCTGGTTCCCGGAGGGCCGCCTCAACGTCGCCTACAACTGCCTCGACCGGCACGTGCTCGCCGGGAACGGCGACCGCGTGGCGCTGCACTGGGAGGGCGAGCCGGGCGACACCCGCGACCTCACCTACGCCGACCTCACGGCCGAGGTGAAGCGCGCGGCGAACGCCCTGCTCGACCTCGGCGTCACGGCAGGCGACCGGGTGGCGATCTACCTCCCGATGATCCCGGAGGCGGTGGTCGCGATGCTCGCCGTGGCGCGCATCGGCGCGGTGCACTCCGTCGTCTTCGGCGGATTCAGCGCGGAGAGCCTCCGCGCGCGGATCGACGACGCCGCGGCCCGCGTGGTCATCACGGCGGACGGCGGCTGGCGCAAGGGCAAGGTGTTCCCGCTGAAGCCCGCGGTCGACGCGGCGCTCGTGGGATCCGCCGGATCCGTCGAGCACGTCCTCGTCGTGCGGCGCGGCGAGAACGAGGTGGAGTGGGACGCGTCCCGCGACATCTGGTGGCACGAGCGCGTCGCCGCCGCCGACCCGGAGCACGAGGCGGAGGCGTTCGAGGCCGAGCACCCCCTCTTCATCCTCTACACGAGCGGCACCACGGGGAAGCCGAAGGGCATCCTGCACACCTCGGGCGGCTACCTCACGCAGGCCGCCTACACGCACCGCAACGTGTTCGACCTGCACCCCGAGACCGACGTCTACTGGTGCACGGCGGACGTCGGCTGGATCACCGGCCACAGCTACGTCGTCTACGGCCCGCTCGCCAACGGCGCGACCCAGGTGGTCTACGAGGGCACGCCCGACACCCCGGAGCCCGGCCGCTGGTGGGACATCGTCGAGAAGCACGGCGTGACGATCCTGTACGCGGCGCCCACCGCGATCCGCTCCTTCATGAAGACGGGGCGCGAGATCCCGGACGCGCGCGACCTCTCCTCCATCCGGCTGCTCGGCTCGGTGGGCGAGCCCATCAACCCGGAGGCCTGGCGCTGGTACCGCGACGTGATCGGCGGCGGCGACGTGCCCGTGGTCGACACGTGGTGGCAGACGGAGACCGGCGGGATCATGATCTCGCCGCTGCCCGGGATCACCGCCACCAAGCCCGGCTCCGCGCAGACGCCCCTCCCGGGCATCTCCATCGCCGTGGTCGACGACGCCGGCCAGCCCGTCGGCCCCGGCGAGAGCGGCCTGCTCGTGGTCACCGAGCCGTGGCCCGGCATGCTCCGCGGCATCTGGGGCGATCCGGAGCGGTACCGCGAGACGTACTGGGACCGCTTCGGCGACCGGTACTTCGCGGGCGACGGCGCCCGGCTCGACGAGGACGGCGACGTCTGGCTCCTCGGCCGCGTGGACGACGTGATGAACGTCTCCGGCCACCGCCTGTCCACCGCCGAGATCGAGTCGTCCCTGGTCGGCCACCCCTACGTGGCCGAGGCCGCGGTGGTGGGTGCCTCCGACGAGGCGACGGGGCAGGCGGTCGTCGCGTTCGTGATCCTCCGCACGGCCGAGGCGAGCGCCTTCGGCGACGAGGACCCGAACGAGGTGCTGCGCGCGCACGTCGCGGAGCAGATCGGCGCCATCGCGAAGCCGCGTCGCGTGTTCGTGGTGCAGGAGCTGCCGAAGACGCGCTCGGGCAAGATCATGCGACGGCTGCTCCGCGACGTGGCGGAGGGGCGCGCGGTCGGCGACACGACCACACTCGCGGACACGCAGGTGATGCAGGTCATCACCGAGCGGATGTCCGCGGGCTGA
- a CDS encoding TadA family conjugal transfer-associated ATPase translates to MLAHLVRDPRTTDVFVNGDGEVWVDRGAGMERLPAVDLGGESAVRALAVRLASEGGRHLDEAAPCVDVRIGDGMRVHAVLPPVSTRGTLLSIRLPARSRPTMDALDAADAFPPGCRALLEEAVRRRTNLLVTGAGGSGKTTLLGALLARADPRERIVLVEDVAELRIRHPHVVSLEARQANIEGAGELPLPRLVREALRMRPDRLVVGECRGSEIRELLGALNTGHDGGAGTLHANGIVDVPSRLEALGALAGMDAVAIARQAVSAIGLVVHLARTPSGRRVVGAGRFATAQDGRLRIVPVRWEGGAVRPAVEAGRGVAGGGSA, encoded by the coding sequence GTGCTCGCCCACCTCGTCCGGGACCCGCGCACGACCGACGTCTTCGTCAACGGCGACGGCGAGGTGTGGGTCGACCGGGGTGCCGGCATGGAGCGCCTCCCGGCCGTCGACCTCGGCGGCGAGTCCGCCGTGCGCGCGCTGGCGGTGCGGCTCGCATCCGAGGGCGGTCGGCACCTCGACGAGGCGGCGCCCTGCGTCGACGTGCGCATCGGGGACGGCATGCGGGTCCATGCTGTGCTCCCGCCGGTGTCCACCCGAGGGACGCTGCTGTCGATCCGCCTCCCCGCCCGATCACGCCCGACGATGGACGCGCTCGACGCCGCGGATGCCTTCCCTCCCGGCTGCCGCGCGCTCCTCGAGGAGGCCGTGCGACGGCGCACGAACCTCCTCGTCACGGGGGCCGGCGGCAGCGGCAAGACCACGTTGCTCGGGGCGCTGCTCGCGCGCGCGGATCCGCGGGAGCGGATCGTGCTCGTCGAGGACGTCGCCGAGCTCCGCATCCGGCACCCGCACGTGGTGTCGCTCGAGGCGCGCCAGGCGAACATCGAGGGCGCGGGCGAGCTCCCGCTGCCCCGGCTCGTGCGGGAGGCCCTGCGGATGCGACCCGATCGGCTCGTGGTGGGGGAGTGCCGCGGCAGCGAAATCCGCGAGCTGCTCGGCGCCCTCAACACGGGGCACGACGGCGGGGCCGGCACCCTGCACGCGAACGGCATCGTCGACGTGCCGTCGCGGTTGGAGGCACTCGGCGCGCTCGCCGGCATGGACGCCGTCGCGATCGCACGTCAGGCGGTCAGCGCCATCGGGCTGGTCGTGCACCTGGCCCGCACGCCGTCCGGCCGTCGCGTGGTCGGCGCGGGTCGGTTCGCGACGGCCCAGGACGGGCGGCTCCGCATCGTGCCGGTCCGCTGGGAGGGCGGCGCCGTCCGTCCGGCCGTCGAGGCGGGGCGCGGCGTGGCGGGCGGAGGATCCGCATGA
- a CDS encoding type II secretion system F family protein, translating into MIRVGRGRGRGRAAAGGAGVEEVEDIAASVRRMAVLLRAGLHPERAWEQLAPPGPRPRRSDDAVQAVVREVAAGPRSLSLAERIARAACRDEAAGHADAARSWRALAAALEVADRTGAPLAAALSRLADALVAVGRVRRDAGTALAGPVATARTVLLLPGAGLLLAAGLGFDPLRVLLTTVPGAACLVVGASLVVLGWRWNRRLVRAAMPSDPAPGLVLDLVATAMAGGSSVPRATSVVRVACERTGLPVGSDLERVREVVAAATRTGAPVAVLLRGEADRARRDASTWAERAAARLGARLMLPLGACILPAFLAVGVVPMLMAVVSSTLGRR; encoded by the coding sequence ATGATCCGGGTCGGCCGCGGTCGCGGGCGCGGGCGCGCAGCCGCGGGTGGTGCGGGCGTGGAGGAGGTCGAGGATATCGCCGCGTCGGTCCGCCGCATGGCCGTGCTCCTCCGCGCCGGGCTGCACCCCGAGCGGGCGTGGGAGCAGCTCGCGCCGCCGGGGCCCCGGCCGAGGCGGTCCGACGATGCGGTGCAGGCGGTCGTGCGGGAGGTCGCGGCCGGCCCGCGCTCCCTCTCCCTGGCGGAGCGCATCGCCCGCGCCGCATGCCGCGACGAGGCGGCCGGCCACGCCGACGCCGCCCGCTCCTGGCGTGCGCTCGCCGCCGCGCTCGAGGTGGCCGACCGCACGGGGGCGCCCCTCGCGGCGGCGCTCTCGCGGCTCGCGGACGCCCTCGTCGCCGTCGGCCGGGTGCGGCGCGATGCGGGCACGGCGCTCGCGGGTCCCGTCGCCACGGCGCGGACGGTGCTGCTCCTGCCGGGGGCGGGGCTCCTGCTCGCCGCCGGGCTCGGGTTCGATCCCCTGCGCGTCCTCCTCACGACCGTGCCGGGCGCCGCCTGCCTCGTGGTCGGCGCCTCGCTGGTGGTCCTCGGCTGGCGGTGGAACCGTCGGCTGGTCCGGGCGGCGATGCCCTCGGATCCGGCGCCCGGCCTCGTGCTGGACCTCGTCGCGACGGCCATGGCCGGAGGATCGTCCGTGCCCCGGGCCACCTCCGTGGTCCGCGTCGCGTGCGAGCGGACCGGTCTCCCCGTCGGGTCGGACCTCGAGCGCGTCCGCGAGGTCGTCGCCGCCGCGACGCGCACGGGCGCTCCCGTGGCGGTGCTCCTCCGCGGCGAGGCGGATCGGGCGCGACGCGACGCGTCCACGTGGGCGGAGCGGGCGGCTGCCCGGCTGGGGGCGCGGTTGATGCTCCCCCTCGGGGCCTGCATCCTGCCCGCCTTCCTCGCGGTGGGCGTCGTCCCGATGCTCATGGCGGTCGTGTCCTCAACACTCGGCCGTCGGTGA
- a CDS encoding DUF4244 domain-containing protein — MSTRVVLAARRAVRACVPGDGGAATAEYAIATMAAVAFAGLLVVILQSDEVRGMLLDLVRRALTYDR, encoded by the coding sequence GTGTCGACGCGCGTGGTGCTCGCCGCCCGGCGCGCCGTGCGCGCATGCGTCCCCGGGGACGGAGGCGCGGCGACCGCGGAGTACGCCATCGCGACCATGGCCGCCGTCGCGTTCGCGGGGCTGCTCGTGGTCATCCTGCAGAGCGACGAGGTGCGGGGGATGCTCCTCGACCTCGTCCGACGCGCCCTCACGTACGACCGGTGA
- a CDS encoding TadE family type IV pilus minor pilin, with protein MPGDLGAAAAEVAVVLPAVVLVLGLCLGAVQTVGQQVALTSAAEEAARSLGRGETPDTAAARIEGAASGASLEVEHRGHDVCVHLTASSRFAPAAAAGVVVQARGCARQEDTDGP; from the coding sequence GTGCCGGGGGACCTCGGGGCCGCGGCCGCGGAGGTCGCGGTGGTCCTCCCGGCAGTCGTCCTCGTGCTGGGGCTGTGCCTCGGAGCGGTGCAGACGGTGGGCCAGCAGGTGGCGCTCACCTCGGCCGCCGAGGAGGCGGCGCGGAGCCTCGGCCGAGGCGAGACTCCCGACACCGCGGCCGCGCGCATCGAGGGAGCCGCATCCGGCGCCTCCCTCGAGGTCGAGCATCGGGGGCATGACGTCTGCGTGCACCTGACCGCATCCAGCCGCTTCGCCCCTGCGGCCGCCGCGGGCGTGGTCGTGCAGGCGCGGGGGTGCGCGCGGCAGGAGGACACCGATGGGCCGTGA
- a CDS encoding Rv3654c family TadE-like protein — MGRDDDSGSGSVLAVGLIGAVAALGFATMSVSALLVDRAVAAGAADSAALAAADAAAGYVSGAPCDAAEELMAPVGTELVGCAVDGTTADVRVRVPGTPFGVPVTARARAGQPDERIAGAMDPDP; from the coding sequence ATGGGCCGTGACGATGACTCGGGCTCGGGCTCGGTGCTGGCGGTCGGACTCATCGGGGCGGTGGCGGCGCTCGGGTTCGCCACGATGTCCGTCTCGGCCCTCCTGGTCGACCGGGCGGTCGCGGCGGGGGCGGCGGACTCCGCCGCCCTCGCCGCGGCGGACGCGGCCGCCGGGTACGTCAGCGGTGCGCCCTGCGACGCCGCGGAGGAGCTCATGGCACCCGTGGGCACGGAGCTCGTCGGATGCGCGGTCGACGGGACGACGGCGGACGTCCGCGTCCGTGTCCCCGGCACCCCGTTCGGGGTGCCGGTCACCGCTCGGGCGAGGGCGGGTCAGCCGGACGAGCGCATCGCAGGTGCCATGGATCCCGACCCGTGA
- the topA gene encoding type I DNA topoisomerase — MPGTKKLVIVESPAKAKTIGQYLGSGYEVQASVGHIRDLIEPKNLPPELKKGTLGKFSVDVENGFEPYYVVSDQKKKTVADLKRALKDADELFLATDEDREGEAIAWHLLQVLKPKVPVKRMVFHEITKEAIERARDSTRDIDTALVDAQETRRILDRLYGYEVSPVLWRKVGPGLSAGRVQSAATRLVVDRERERLAFVTASYWDLTASLSPLEQQLPFDARLVRIDGARIATGRDFDDKGALKNDSRPLDASTAEALAEALRDPSVPLRVQSVESKPYTRRPAAPFTTSTLQQEAARKLRFSARQTMSVAQSLYENGYITYMRTDSPSLSQQAINAARKQAAELYGPETVPDKPRLYAGKSKNAQEAHEAVRPAGETFRTPQQLASTLRGNDHKLYDLIWKRTIASQMADAKGSTASVVIAAGPTSAGEVAEFAASGTVITFRGFLAAYEEGRDEERHGTAEPREAKLPDLKKGQDLRLVDVDAKGHETSPPPRYTEASLVKTLEELGIGRPSTYAAIISTIVDRGYVTPRGTALVPNWIAFSVVRLLEEFFTELVQYDFTAGMENDLDRIADGSAERVDWLKGFYYGNDAHKGLRPTIDNLGEIDAKEINSLRIADDITLRIGKYGPYLEVHEEGAAPDATPRRVNLPEDLAPDELTSAKARELIDAPVVTDRVIGINPANGKQVVAKDGRYGPYVTELDPEPEEAPAAPADGVDPATGVVLEAAAAPTAAAPAKKVPAKKPAAKKVAAVKPRTASIFKSMDLATVDLETALRLLDLPRVVGEDPETATPITAQNGKYGPYLKKGTDSRSLTSEEQIFEIDLPGALEVFAQPKYGARRPSSALKEFDADPVSGKGIKVKDGRFGPYVTDGETNATIPKSESVEDVDFDRAVELLADKRAKGPAKPKAKAKAPAKAKAKAPAKPRTTAAKTTATKTAAAKTTATKSAGSAAKTTTARSAAATKAAATRAANKAAAAAAAASDAT; from the coding sequence GTGCCCGGCACGAAGAAGTTGGTCATCGTCGAGTCGCCGGCCAAGGCCAAGACGATCGGCCAGTACCTGGGCAGCGGCTACGAGGTGCAGGCCTCCGTCGGCCACATCCGCGACCTCATCGAGCCCAAGAACCTGCCGCCCGAGCTCAAGAAGGGCACGCTCGGCAAGTTCTCCGTCGACGTCGAGAACGGCTTCGAGCCGTACTACGTCGTCAGCGACCAGAAGAAGAAGACCGTCGCCGACCTCAAGCGCGCGCTGAAGGACGCCGACGAGCTCTTCCTCGCGACGGATGAGGACCGCGAGGGGGAGGCCATCGCGTGGCATCTGCTGCAGGTGCTCAAGCCCAAGGTGCCGGTGAAGCGGATGGTGTTCCACGAGATCACCAAGGAGGCCATCGAGCGCGCCCGCGACAGCACGCGCGACATCGACACGGCGCTCGTCGACGCGCAGGAGACCCGCCGCATCCTCGACCGCCTCTACGGCTACGAGGTGTCGCCGGTGCTGTGGCGCAAGGTCGGCCCGGGGCTGTCCGCGGGGCGCGTGCAGTCGGCGGCCACGCGGCTCGTGGTCGATCGCGAGCGCGAGCGCCTCGCCTTCGTCACCGCCAGCTACTGGGACCTGACCGCGTCGCTCTCGCCGCTCGAGCAGCAGCTGCCCTTCGACGCCCGGCTCGTCCGCATCGACGGGGCGCGCATCGCCACCGGTCGCGACTTCGACGACAAGGGCGCGCTCAAGAACGACTCGCGGCCGCTCGACGCGTCGACGGCCGAGGCGCTCGCCGAGGCGCTGCGCGACCCCTCCGTCCCCCTGCGGGTGCAGAGCGTCGAGTCGAAGCCGTACACGCGTCGGCCCGCGGCCCCCTTCACCACGTCGACGCTCCAGCAGGAGGCGGCCCGCAAGCTCCGCTTCTCCGCGCGCCAGACGATGAGCGTCGCCCAGTCGCTCTACGAGAACGGCTACATCACCTACATGCGCACCGACTCGCCGTCGCTCTCGCAGCAGGCGATCAACGCGGCGCGGAAGCAGGCCGCGGAGCTCTACGGTCCGGAGACGGTGCCCGACAAGCCGCGCCTCTACGCGGGCAAGAGCAAGAACGCGCAGGAGGCCCATGAGGCCGTCCGCCCGGCCGGGGAGACCTTCCGCACCCCTCAGCAGCTCGCGTCGACGCTGCGCGGCAACGACCACAAGCTCTACGACCTCATCTGGAAGCGCACCATCGCCTCGCAGATGGCGGACGCGAAGGGCTCGACGGCGTCGGTCGTCATCGCCGCGGGGCCCACGTCCGCGGGTGAGGTCGCCGAGTTCGCCGCCTCGGGCACCGTCATCACGTTCCGCGGCTTCCTCGCCGCCTACGAGGAGGGCCGCGACGAGGAGCGTCACGGCACCGCCGAGCCGCGAGAGGCGAAGCTGCCCGACCTCAAGAAGGGGCAGGACCTCCGCCTCGTCGACGTGGACGCCAAGGGGCACGAGACCAGCCCGCCGCCGCGCTACACGGAGGCGAGCCTGGTCAAGACCCTCGAGGAGCTCGGCATCGGGCGTCCCTCCACCTACGCCGCCATCATCTCCACCATCGTCGACCGCGGCTACGTGACCCCGCGGGGCACGGCGCTGGTGCCCAACTGGATCGCCTTCTCGGTGGTCCGGCTGCTGGAGGAGTTCTTCACCGAGCTGGTGCAGTACGACTTCACCGCGGGCATGGAGAACGACCTCGACCGCATCGCGGACGGCTCGGCCGAGCGCGTCGACTGGCTGAAGGGCTTCTACTACGGGAACGACGCCCACAAGGGCCTGCGCCCCACCATCGACAACCTCGGCGAGATCGACGCCAAGGAGATCAACTCCCTGCGCATCGCGGACGACATCACGCTGCGCATCGGCAAGTACGGCCCGTACCTCGAGGTGCACGAGGAGGGCGCCGCGCCCGACGCGACGCCGCGCCGCGTCAACCTCCCCGAGGACCTCGCGCCCGACGAGCTGACGTCCGCCAAGGCGCGCGAGCTCATCGACGCGCCGGTCGTCACGGACCGCGTCATCGGCATCAACCCGGCGAACGGCAAGCAGGTCGTCGCGAAGGACGGCCGCTACGGCCCCTACGTCACCGAGCTCGACCCCGAGCCCGAGGAGGCCCCGGCGGCTCCCGCGGACGGAGTCGACCCGGCGACGGGCGTGGTGCTGGAGGCGGCCGCGGCCCCCACCGCGGCGGCGCCGGCGAAGAAGGTGCCCGCCAAGAAGCCGGCGGCGAAGAAGGTGGCCGCCGTCAAGCCGCGCACGGCCTCCATCTTCAAGTCCATGGACCTGGCGACGGTCGACCTCGAGACGGCGCTCCGCCTGCTCGACCTGCCGCGCGTCGTCGGCGAGGACCCGGAGACCGCGACTCCCATCACCGCGCAGAACGGCAAGTACGGCCCGTACCTCAAGAAGGGCACGGACTCGCGCTCGCTCACGAGCGAGGAGCAGATCTTCGAGATCGACCTCCCGGGGGCGCTCGAGGTCTTCGCGCAGCCGAAGTACGGCGCACGCCGGCCCTCGAGCGCGCTCAAGGAGTTCGACGCGGATCCGGTGAGCGGCAAGGGCATCAAGGTCAAGGACGGCCGGTTCGGCCCGTACGTCACCGACGGCGAGACCAACGCCACCATCCCCAAGAGCGAGTCCGTCGAGGACGTCGACTTCGACCGGGCCGTCGAGCTGCTGGCCGACAAGCGCGCCAAGGGCCCCGCGAAGCCCAAGGCGAAGGCCAAGGCCCCCGCGAAGGCGAAGGCCAAGGCCCCGGCGAAGCCGCGGACCACCGCGGCCAAGACGACCGCGACGAAGACGGCAGCCGCGAAGACGACGGCCACGAAGTCCGCGGGTTCCGCCGCGAAGACGACGACCGCGCGCTCGGCCGCCGCGACCAAGGCGGCCGCCACGCGGGCCGCCAACAAGGCCGCGGCCGCAGCGGCGGCAGCGTCCGACGCGACGTGA
- the tmk gene encoding dTMP kinase, translating into MTGVFITLEGGDGVGKSTQSALLRVWLEERGQEVVPTREPGGTDLGAEIREIVLHRRGHIAPRAEALLYAADRAHHVDAIVRPALERGAVVLQDRYLDSSVAYQGAGRVLDPTEIRSLSLWAAEGLLPHLTVLLDLDQASARTRLDAARTRFDRLESERAEFHERVRQAFLALADAEPDRFLVVDASLPREEIAERIRARVAALLDVGASA; encoded by the coding sequence GTGACCGGCGTCTTCATCACCCTGGAGGGCGGCGACGGTGTGGGGAAGTCCACGCAGTCGGCGCTCCTCCGGGTGTGGTTGGAGGAGCGGGGCCAGGAGGTCGTCCCCACGCGCGAGCCGGGTGGCACGGACCTCGGGGCCGAGATCCGGGAGATCGTCCTCCATCGACGGGGTCACATCGCCCCGCGCGCGGAGGCGCTCCTCTACGCGGCGGACCGCGCGCACCACGTCGACGCCATCGTGCGCCCCGCGCTCGAACGCGGTGCCGTGGTGCTGCAGGACCGGTACCTCGACTCGTCCGTGGCGTACCAGGGTGCGGGCCGCGTCCTCGACCCCACGGAGATCCGGAGCCTGTCGCTCTGGGCGGCCGAGGGTCTCCTCCCGCACCTGACCGTGCTCCTCGACCTCGACCAGGCGTCCGCCCGCACGCGGTTGGACGCCGCCCGCACGCGGTTCGACCGGCTCGAGTCCGAGCGGGCCGAATTCCACGAGCGCGTGCGCCAGGCGTTCCTCGCCCTCGCGGACGCGGAGCCCGACCGCTTCCTGGTCGTCGACGCCTCGCTGCCGCGGGAGGAGATCGCCGAGCGCATCCGCGCGCGGGTCGCCGCGCTGCTCGACGTGGGAGCGTCCGCATGA
- a CDS encoding DNA polymerase III subunit delta', giving the protein MSGAVTAPDGRAIWDDLTGQSEAVALLASASSPRATARDAAGTALAHSWLITGPPGSGRSNLAYAFATALLSDGTPEGDAATAKQVAARSHPDLGVLATERVIIAIDEVRALVTSSQYSPSVGRYRVMVVEDADRMTERTSNLLLKALEEPPERTIWILCAPSEADLIPTIRSRVRSVRLRMPSVQDVAALIQRRDGVDAATATRAAREAQSHIGMARRLATDAEARERRSRTLELALGIRTVGDAVRAAAALLELAGQDAKAFTVQRDADERERALRSLGVQEGGSIPPQLRSQIRQLEEDQKRRATRSLRDGIDRILVDLMSLHRDVLLHQLGADLPAVNEAIAPRVAEAADAGSAAASLAVLDAVAVARRRIDGNVSPALALEAMLVSLTRTRSGGGS; this is encoded by the coding sequence ATGAGCGGCGCGGTCACGGCACCCGACGGGCGCGCCATCTGGGACGACCTCACCGGGCAGTCGGAGGCCGTGGCGCTCCTCGCGTCCGCGAGCAGCCCCCGCGCCACCGCCCGCGACGCCGCAGGCACCGCGCTCGCGCACTCCTGGCTCATCACCGGGCCCCCCGGATCCGGCCGGTCCAACCTCGCCTACGCCTTCGCGACCGCGCTGCTGAGCGACGGGACGCCCGAGGGCGACGCGGCCACGGCGAAGCAGGTCGCCGCCCGCAGCCATCCCGACCTCGGCGTCCTCGCCACGGAGCGGGTCATCATCGCCATCGACGAGGTGCGCGCGCTGGTCACGTCGTCGCAGTACTCGCCCTCGGTCGGCCGCTACCGCGTCATGGTCGTGGAGGACGCCGACCGCATGACCGAGCGCACCTCGAACCTCCTGCTCAAGGCGCTCGAGGAGCCGCCGGAGCGCACCATCTGGATCCTGTGCGCGCCCAGCGAGGCCGACCTCATCCCCACCATCCGCTCGCGCGTGCGCAGCGTCCGGCTCCGGATGCCGTCGGTGCAGGACGTCGCCGCGCTCATCCAGCGCCGGGACGGCGTCGACGCGGCGACGGCCACGCGGGCCGCCCGCGAGGCGCAGAGCCACATCGGCATGGCCAGGCGGCTGGCGACGGACGCCGAGGCGCGCGAGCGCCGCAGCCGCACGCTGGAGCTCGCCCTGGGCATCCGCACCGTCGGCGACGCCGTGCGTGCCGCCGCCGCCCTCCTGGAGCTGGCCGGTCAGGACGCCAAGGCGTTCACGGTCCAGCGCGACGCCGACGAGCGCGAGAGGGCGCTGCGCTCGCTCGGAGTCCAAGAGGGCGGGTCGATCCCGCCGCAGCTGCGCTCGCAGATCCGACAGCTCGAGGAGGACCAGAAGCGGCGCGCCACGCGGAGCCTGCGCGACGGCATCGACCGGATCCTCGTCGACCTCATGTCCCTCCACCGCGACGTGCTGCTCCACCAGCTCGGGGCCGACCTCCCGGCCGTGAACGAGGCGATCGCGCCGCGCGTCGCCGAGGCCGCCGACGCCGGATCCGCCGCCGCGTCCCTGGCCGTGCTCGACGCCGTGGCGGTCGCGCGCCGGCGCATCGACGGCAACGTGTCGCCCGCCCTGGCACTCGAGGCCATGCTCGTCTCGCTCACCCGCACGCGGTCGGGGGGCGGGTCATGA